One genomic segment of Flagellimonas marinaquae includes these proteins:
- a CDS encoding DUF4185 domain-containing protein codes for MHFKYKIGGFLIILLLTNTNIWSQEESTGKTDPYEFQASPAPEWTALMERTTGWFGADGIFTIPLDGIENQGDTDKETLFIFSDTYIGEVINNVPKPGNVMVNNTTAWMKGLEPKKSAIDFEYNLGSDGKPTSYFVPKNKNARDNEYFWLGDGFINHQKNNALYVFAYHVHKTGPNVFDFEQTNVALLKVEEPTKEGIAASTQIATDLGFVHPTEGRVYFGSGLFVNTKEANAPKPDGYVYIYGIMERQKSLIAARVRPENIENINKWRFWNGKTWGVQKEEVVEITNAISNELSVTPTEDGNFLLTFTVLGLSDKVGIRVGTSPIGPFGQIHEVYTCPEYKENGLFPYNAKAHYHLSKPGELLISYNTITLNFWEDIQKDASIYHPRFIKVKYK; via the coding sequence ATGCATTTTAAATATAAAATAGGAGGCTTTCTAATAATATTATTGTTGACCAACACTAACATTTGGTCACAAGAGGAGTCGACAGGGAAAACCGATCCATATGAGTTTCAGGCATCGCCTGCCCCTGAGTGGACAGCATTAATGGAGCGAACCACAGGTTGGTTTGGTGCCGATGGAATATTTACCATACCGTTGGACGGAATAGAAAACCAAGGAGATACAGATAAGGAGACCCTCTTTATTTTTAGTGACACTTACATTGGAGAAGTAATAAACAATGTCCCAAAACCTGGTAATGTAATGGTGAACAATACCACCGCATGGATGAAGGGATTGGAACCAAAGAAATCAGCCATCGATTTTGAGTATAATTTGGGTAGTGATGGAAAACCAACCTCGTATTTTGTTCCGAAAAATAAAAATGCTCGGGACAATGAATATTTTTGGTTGGGGGATGGGTTTATAAATCATCAAAAAAACAACGCACTTTATGTATTTGCCTATCATGTGCATAAAACTGGACCAAATGTTTTTGATTTTGAGCAGACCAATGTAGCATTGTTAAAAGTTGAAGAACCTACTAAAGAAGGAATTGCAGCATCGACTCAAATTGCGACCGATTTAGGGTTTGTGCACCCAACAGAAGGGCGTGTGTATTTTGGTAGCGGACTTTTTGTGAACACTAAAGAAGCCAATGCACCAAAACCAGATGGATATGTTTACATCTACGGTATCATGGAAAGACAAAAATCCTTGATAGCCGCACGGGTCAGACCAGAAAATATCGAGAATATAAATAAGTGGCGATTCTGGAACGGTAAAACATGGGGGGTACAAAAGGAAGAAGTTGTGGAAATAACCAATGCAATTTCCAATGAGCTTAGTGTAACACCAACAGAGGATGGTAATTTCTTGCTAACTTTTACGGTTCTGGGCCTGTCCGATAAGGTAGGTATCCGTGTAGGGACCAGTCCTATAGGTCCATTTGGTCAAATCCATGAAGTATACACCTGTCCTGAATATAAGGAAAATGGACTTTTCCCTTACAATGCAAAAGCGCATTATCATTTATCAAAACCGGGAGAACTGTTGATCAGTTATAACACAATAACCCTAAATTTTTGGGAAGATATTCAAAAGGATGCGAGTATATATCATCCTAGATTTATAAAAGTAAAATATAAGTAA
- a CDS encoding DUF4185 domain-containing protein: MKNWINKYLITAGALSIVLAGTSCKDETKKKPAEGNNGNTEATVANVSPEWSQLFIKNEGWFGGDGIFGIPMDGKEFVTATDSTITLFTFGDTMIGHHDGKTLVPEDFQMINNSVGILQGNTPNKSQISFHWKEGEDPKDKALFKPITPNSETDDYYWLGDGFVNTEGDDNLYIFAYPVREKDTTGIGGFNFQQVGVNLIQIPKGSKPPYLDHAQLETPFFDSETQTSFGSAIYVNTRSAGAPDPDGYVYTYAVSNQEGTKGLLVARVQPKNYVKFDQWRFWNGQDWVPEMGEAIIIARDVSNEMSVSPTLDGKIVLTYQRFTMGPEVAIQIGESLVGPFGEPEIVYRTTENETNETYFTYNAKAYPHLSKPGTLLASYNVNSFDFWADILKDPNLYRPRFLEIPLER, translated from the coding sequence ATGAAAAACTGGATAAATAAGTATTTAATTACCGCAGGAGCATTATCAATTGTCTTGGCCGGCACAAGCTGTAAGGATGAGACAAAAAAGAAACCGGCCGAAGGAAATAATGGGAATACGGAGGCCACTGTTGCCAATGTATCACCAGAATGGAGTCAACTCTTTATTAAAAATGAAGGGTGGTTCGGTGGAGACGGAATTTTTGGCATTCCTATGGATGGTAAAGAATTTGTAACGGCAACAGATAGTACAATCACACTTTTTACTTTCGGGGATACCATGATCGGGCATCATGATGGTAAAACTTTAGTACCGGAAGATTTTCAAATGATAAATAATTCCGTTGGGATTCTGCAAGGTAATACGCCAAATAAAAGTCAAATTTCTTTCCATTGGAAAGAAGGTGAAGATCCAAAGGACAAAGCGCTTTTTAAACCAATTACGCCCAACTCCGAAACAGATGATTATTATTGGTTAGGGGATGGATTTGTAAATACCGAAGGAGATGATAACCTGTATATCTTTGCCTATCCTGTTCGGGAAAAGGATACTACAGGTATAGGAGGCTTTAATTTTCAACAAGTTGGAGTAAACCTAATACAAATTCCGAAGGGCAGTAAACCTCCGTATTTAGATCATGCCCAACTGGAGACTCCATTTTTTGATTCGGAGACCCAGACTTCATTTGGAAGCGCTATTTATGTAAACACTAGGTCTGCAGGAGCTCCTGATCCAGATGGCTATGTTTATACCTATGCCGTATCAAACCAAGAAGGTACCAAAGGCCTGTTGGTGGCCAGGGTACAGCCAAAAAACTATGTAAAGTTTGATCAATGGAGATTCTGGAACGGGCAAGATTGGGTTCCAGAAATGGGGGAGGCCATCATAATAGCTAGGGATGTATCCAATGAAATGAGTGTATCCCCTACATTGGATGGTAAAATTGTATTGACCTACCAACGGTTTACCATGGGGCCAGAAGTTGCCATACAAATTGGAGAGTCTCTTGTTGGGCCGTTCGGTGAACCCGAAATAGTTTATAGGACAACTGAAAACGAAACCAATGAAACCTATTTTACCTATAATGCCAAAGCTTACCCCCATCTATCCAAACCAGGAACACTTTTAGCTAGTTACAATGTAAACTCATTTGACTTTTGGGCGGACATTTTAAAAGACCCCAATCTCTACCGACCAAGGTTTCTGGAAATTCCATTGGAACGGTAA
- a CDS encoding GntR family transcriptional regulator: MSEQKNIQALKSLSIDHDSPVPLHLQVEKILRDMINDPEYQNGKFLPKEVDLSKRLGISRNTIRQATNRLVQEKLLIRKKGVGTKVAKKQVETKLSNWVSFSQEMHAQGIDFRNYEIKVSQIKADTDISEQLEVKEGHELFKLERLRGLDNGPFVYFISYFHPRIGITGNEDFERHLYDILEHEYHTIPVLSREQISAILANKFLAVKLGVPVNSAILQRKRVVYDPGNRPIEYNIGFYRADQFTYSIDIKR; encoded by the coding sequence ATGTCTGAACAAAAGAACATACAAGCTCTTAAGTCCCTTAGTATCGATCATGATAGTCCGGTACCCTTACATCTTCAAGTTGAGAAGATATTAAGGGATATGATCAATGACCCGGAATACCAAAATGGTAAATTCCTACCAAAAGAAGTCGACCTGTCCAAACGACTTGGAATTTCAAGAAATACAATTCGGCAAGCCACTAATAGATTGGTTCAAGAAAAATTATTGATAAGGAAAAAAGGGGTAGGTACCAAAGTGGCCAAAAAACAGGTCGAGACCAAACTTTCCAATTGGGTCAGTTTTAGCCAAGAAATGCACGCCCAAGGTATTGACTTCAGAAATTATGAAATCAAGGTATCCCAAATAAAAGCGGACACGGATATTTCTGAGCAGTTAGAGGTAAAGGAGGGACATGAGCTTTTTAAACTGGAACGACTGCGGGGGCTGGACAATGGTCCTTTTGTGTATTTTATAAGTTATTTTCATCCAAGAATTGGTATTACCGGCAATGAGGATTTTGAACGTCACCTATACGATATCCTGGAGCATGAATACCATACCATACCTGTTCTATCCAGAGAGCAGATAAGTGCTATTCTGGCCAATAAATTCCTTGCGGTAAAATTGGGGGTTCCAGTGAACTCGGCCATTCTTCAAAGAAAACGGGTAGTTTACGACCCTGGTAACAGACCTATAGAATACAATATAGGTTTTTACAGGGCCGATCAATTTACTTACAGTATAGATATTAAACGATAG
- a CDS encoding FecR family protein produces the protein MRREKIEEACARYLAGEGNREERFLFELELSLNDEVKKIYTTYKEIWDNYPVDYKDHESAELQLNKAKKRFSIANIGAKRISLAIAASIVVGLFIIGGSLFKNPVKTFKTGAGERLTLQLPDSSTVILNEDSQISYSKNFSENRLVNLYGEAYFDIVHKKESPFKVLTSNIQVKVLGTRFNVNTKEHLKTVSLETGRVEVLIPENGMNLTLMPSEQIIYSPSTKNIDKTRFNVDEILAWKQETLELKGESIARLLPKINNYYGVKFTCPDTVIAKKALAGTFKGKRINEFIESIEFITGFEIDKVGNREYLMKRNEN, from the coding sequence ATGAGACGGGAAAAAATAGAAGAAGCTTGTGCCAGGTATTTGGCGGGGGAAGGAAATCGGGAGGAACGATTCCTTTTCGAATTGGAACTCAGCCTAAACGATGAGGTCAAGAAAATATATACCACTTATAAAGAGATTTGGGACAACTACCCTGTGGACTACAAAGACCATGAATCTGCAGAGCTTCAGTTGAACAAAGCAAAAAAGCGATTTAGTATTGCCAATATTGGAGCAAAGAGAATTTCTTTGGCTATTGCTGCCAGTATCGTGGTCGGACTGTTTATTATTGGTGGAAGTTTGTTTAAAAACCCCGTTAAAACATTTAAAACTGGTGCAGGCGAACGATTAACACTTCAATTGCCAGATAGTTCAACGGTAATCCTTAATGAGGACAGCCAAATAAGTTACTCGAAAAATTTTTCGGAGAACAGGTTGGTGAACCTTTACGGGGAGGCATATTTCGATATAGTGCACAAAAAAGAATCCCCCTTTAAGGTTTTGACCAGTAATATCCAAGTAAAGGTATTGGGGACCCGATTCAATGTAAATACCAAAGAACACCTTAAAACGGTATCCCTCGAGACCGGTAGGGTAGAAGTTCTGATCCCTGAAAATGGTATGAACCTTACCCTTATGCCAAGTGAACAGATAATATATAGCCCCTCTACAAAAAATATTGATAAGACCCGGTTTAATGTCGATGAGATATTGGCTTGGAAACAGGAAACCTTGGAGCTGAAAGGAGAGAGTATAGCACGTTTGCTTCCAAAAATAAACAACTACTATGGCGTAAAGTTTACTTGCCCGGATACCGTAATTGCAAAAAAAGCATTGGCAGGAACTTTTAAGGGCAAACGGATAAATGAATTTATAGAATCCATTGAGTTTATTACCGGATTTGAGATTGATAAGGTAGGGAATAGAGAATATTTGATGAAGAGAAATGAAAACTAG
- a CDS encoding sigma-70 family RNA polymerase sigma factor: protein MKTSPEKSNSVANSKNRQLFQQLANGKYNALMVLHQKFYGPLCRFGSMFEENNLIVEEKVADVFIDLWSKRHQLENIEQPKAYMYIMARNKLLRTAKSERSLDRFHDYSRESTLQQPSYEDELIDQEQNRINQKKIAMVLAKVPQRSRRVFEMSRIEGFKYKEIAELLGISYRTVEQHVANAMKTIKENITNQSNA from the coding sequence ATGAAAACTAGTCCCGAAAAATCCAATTCCGTAGCAAACTCCAAGAATAGACAATTGTTTCAACAATTGGCAAATGGTAAATACAACGCTTTGATGGTCTTACATCAAAAATTTTACGGACCGCTATGCAGATTTGGTAGCATGTTCGAGGAGAACAATCTCATAGTGGAAGAAAAAGTGGCCGATGTATTTATCGATCTGTGGAGTAAACGTCATCAATTGGAAAACATTGAACAGCCAAAGGCCTACATGTACATAATGGCTCGGAACAAGTTGTTGCGAACAGCAAAGTCCGAACGTTCATTGGACCGATTCCATGACTATTCTCGAGAATCAACCTTACAACAACCTAGTTATGAAGATGAATTAATTGATCAAGAACAAAATCGAATAAATCAAAAAAAGATTGCAATGGTTCTTGCTAAAGTCCCCCAGCGCTCTAGGCGTGTATTCGAAATGAGTAGAATAGAAGGTTTCAAATACAAGGAGATAGCAGAATTATTGGGAATATCTTATCGCACAGTAGAGCAGCACGTGGCCAATGCCATGAAAACCATCAAAGAAAATATAACAAACCAAAGTAACGCTTAG
- a CDS encoding TonB-dependent receptor domain-containing protein has translation MKKLVLLVLLLSTQLNWASNFERTERVWFNKTINLNISHQNVEDVFHIIEDELAVNFIYAKNKNLTDIKVSIALSNASLDQVLTSLENKTGLKFKKTHNGILVKLPTAVQQQTTISGNVVDDTGAPLPGVSLVVKGTKSGTMTDWDGNFTITIERFPASILFSHVGFESQTVSVTNASALNIVLQPSFSELDEVVVTGQGAGINKKRISSKVEVLKAEELEDIPSQRIDQLLSAKLPNAQINLTGGQAGASSLMRVRGVNSAFLSSTPIFYIDGVRMDNLNTRSALGGGSAQGAAISSIADIPMDNIERIEYINGGAATTLYGSDAANGVIQIFTKKGTAQGTKVTLEVQTGIETPTTDYLYFDRSKDLLFQTGLFQKYHVGLNGGNNGFGYSFSGNYLDNEGSQYANNNSNRKIDFSTGFKAQLGEKVVYNSSFIFVNNQYNRNRNGNQGGYTGLWFAESGSSILKGFNNRLDEMTAAEFEEIKAFAHRAEELQDNEINVNRFTTSQSFKYMPWDNLEFKFTGGIDYRIQSDKNVQTNEYLTHTTQAPVNDEGSITNVDRKYFGITLEFTGQHKWDLGDFNLITTFGGQLFRNKDHQIRFVGTNIRDGARTISDAAIKTSDEYLTEVLNYGVYLQENIGYKDKLFFDLGVRGDRNPSFGDNIGTQFYPKIGFSYLPSSEEFLANIDWLNSLRVRGSYGVAGNLPPAFVNERTVAFNGFQGEQAAFFANPGNDDLKPEKTTTYEAGLDLAMFANRVNLSVSRYSAKTEDALFYVPPTPSTGFDQSQLYNVGEIENKGWEISAVVEPIRTDKSSLRLNVSVNTLDNEVVNSGGIAPFNINGFSARTIQTVVEEGFPVGYIRGNRGTFDENGVLESTEAQSYLGTTLPDFYGNLGLTFNYGSFSFYANGSYQKGGFANSFDQQFRFLYGASEDKIPAAEIEANGRSNWLNFTDRFTEKTDFLKVRDIGMSYTLRPKSSTVFDNVVFGVNVVNPLNFTSSSFDPEATISGAATGQGGASTGGISYATYSAPRQFLTSLRINFK, from the coding sequence ATGAAAAAATTAGTACTGTTGGTCCTTTTGCTATCCACGCAACTTAATTGGGCCTCAAATTTTGAACGCACAGAAAGGGTTTGGTTCAATAAAACCATCAACCTTAATATTTCCCATCAAAATGTGGAAGATGTTTTCCATATTATCGAAGACGAACTTGCCGTTAATTTTATTTATGCAAAGAACAAGAACTTGACCGATATTAAGGTAAGCATCGCATTGAGCAATGCTTCCTTGGACCAGGTATTGACCTCATTGGAAAACAAGACAGGATTAAAATTCAAGAAAACCCACAACGGTATTTTGGTAAAACTACCCACAGCGGTACAGCAACAAACAACTATTAGCGGTAACGTGGTGGATGATACGGGAGCCCCATTGCCCGGGGTTTCATTGGTTGTAAAAGGGACCAAGAGTGGAACAATGACGGATTGGGACGGTAATTTTACCATTACCATCGAAAGGTTCCCTGCTTCAATTCTGTTTTCTCACGTAGGTTTTGAAAGCCAGACCGTTTCCGTGACCAATGCAAGCGCATTGAACATTGTATTGCAACCAAGTTTTTCGGAGTTGGATGAGGTGGTTGTAACAGGCCAGGGAGCCGGGATCAATAAGAAAAGAATCTCCAGTAAAGTAGAGGTTTTGAAGGCAGAAGAACTGGAAGACATTCCATCTCAGCGTATAGATCAATTGCTTTCAGCCAAGTTGCCCAACGCACAGATCAATTTAACAGGTGGTCAAGCCGGCGCATCCTCTTTGATGCGCGTAAGGGGTGTAAATTCCGCATTCTTGAGCTCGACACCCATATTTTATATTGATGGTGTTCGAATGGATAACCTAAACACTAGAAGTGCTTTGGGTGGAGGTAGCGCACAAGGTGCGGCCATTAGTTCCATTGCGGATATCCCGATGGACAACATTGAACGTATCGAATACATCAATGGTGGTGCCGCCACAACTTTATACGGTTCCGATGCCGCCAACGGGGTAATCCAGATATTCACCAAAAAAGGTACGGCCCAAGGAACCAAAGTAACCTTGGAGGTGCAAACAGGTATTGAAACCCCGACCACCGATTATCTCTATTTTGATAGAAGCAAAGATCTGTTGTTCCAAACAGGCCTGTTCCAAAAGTACCATGTGGGACTAAATGGAGGCAATAATGGTTTTGGATATAGTTTTTCTGGAAATTATTTGGACAATGAAGGTTCTCAATATGCCAACAACAACTCCAATAGAAAAATTGATTTCAGTACAGGATTTAAAGCACAACTGGGCGAAAAAGTGGTGTACAACAGCTCCTTCATATTTGTGAACAACCAATACAACCGTAACCGGAACGGAAATCAAGGTGGTTATACCGGTCTTTGGTTTGCGGAGAGTGGTTCATCTATTTTAAAAGGATTCAATAATAGGTTGGATGAGATGACCGCTGCAGAGTTTGAAGAAATTAAAGCTTTTGCCCACAGAGCGGAAGAATTACAGGACAATGAAATAAATGTAAATCGTTTTACCACTTCTCAATCTTTCAAATATATGCCATGGGATAATTTGGAGTTCAAATTCACCGGTGGTATCGATTATAGAATCCAATCGGATAAGAACGTTCAGACCAACGAATACTTAACACATACAACTCAAGCTCCAGTGAACGATGAAGGAAGCATTACCAATGTGGATAGAAAGTACTTTGGTATTACCTTGGAATTTACAGGACAGCACAAATGGGATTTAGGAGATTTTAATTTGATAACCACATTTGGCGGCCAATTATTCAGAAACAAGGACCACCAAATCCGTTTTGTGGGAACCAACATTAGGGACGGTGCACGGACCATAAGTGATGCCGCCATAAAAACCAGTGATGAATATTTGACAGAAGTATTGAACTACGGTGTATATCTGCAAGAAAATATTGGTTATAAAGATAAACTGTTCTTTGATCTAGGTGTGAGGGGAGATAGGAACCCGTCTTTTGGAGACAATATAGGTACACAGTTTTATCCTAAAATAGGATTCTCTTATTTACCAAGTTCAGAAGAATTTTTAGCAAATATCGATTGGTTAAATTCACTCAGGGTTAGAGGTAGCTATGGTGTTGCAGGTAATTTGCCCCCGGCATTTGTAAACGAGAGAACAGTTGCTTTCAATGGTTTTCAGGGAGAACAAGCTGCGTTCTTTGCAAATCCCGGCAACGACGATCTAAAACCAGAAAAAACTACGACCTACGAAGCTGGTCTGGATTTGGCTATGTTCGCCAACCGAGTCAACCTTTCCGTATCCAGATATAGTGCTAAAACAGAAGATGCCCTATTCTATGTACCTCCGACACCATCGACCGGATTCGACCAAAGCCAGTTGTACAATGTAGGTGAGATTGAAAACAAAGGATGGGAAATTAGTGCCGTGGTAGAACCAATCAGAACGGATAAGAGCTCTTTGAGACTAAATGTTTCCGTTAATACCTTGGATAACGAAGTGGTAAATTCGGGCGGTATCGCACCATTCAACATTAACGGATTCAGTGCGAGAACCATACAAACAGTGGTTGAAGAAGGATTTCCCGTAGGATACATAAGAGGAAATCGCGGAACTTTTGATGAAAATGGAGTTTTGGAAAGCACAGAGGCTCAGTCGTATTTAGGTACTACATTACCGGATTTTTATGGAAACCTTGGGCTGACTTTTAATTATGGCAGTTTCTCATTCTACGCTAATGGAAGTTATCAAAAAGGAGGTTTTGCCAACAGTTTTGATCAACAGTTCAGGTTTTTATATGGAGCATCGGAAGATAAAATACCAGCTGCTGAAATTGAAGCCAACGGCCGCTCCAACTGGTTGAATTTTACAGACAGATTTACTGAGAAGACCGACTTTTTAAAAGTGAGGGATATAGGGATGAGCTATACCCTAAGACCAAAATCCAGCACGGTTTTCGATAATGTGGTCTTTGGCGTTAATGTAGTGAATCCATTGAATTTCACTTCATCATCCTTTGATCCGGAAGCTACCATAAGTGGTGCGGCAACAGGTCAAGGAGGTGCATCCACAGGAGGTATTTCTTATGCCACCTATTCAGCGCCAAGACAATTTTTAACCTCATTACGAATCAATTTTAAATAA
- a CDS encoding tetratricopeptide repeat protein: MKSKIITAVLSVMLLGACVDNPNVTEDIYLNTPDPTKSWVKGLERQLAITMNSVLINTEMVSDNYFNNYTLYSKVFDIPQIDYTDIDVNDLQQEIGRLREMATYGLETVAVADENVNQENIAYMHFCKGFAFLLGGENFVGLPMESLGAVSDWKTLLNGAIEEFEDAIDMATDANHINAFKMFQARAYYRLGDLTNAKNIAESLTADESFLFTIGFDGENGVVNEMQNATFTSMQNRFAPLPRLDYLDPKYYDQGTAVSDQKPISLAKAEEAFLILMEAYLAENNVASAKATALDLLDVVAARPVAQIDDSRELRNGTNRTDYPLTAVAVRADADSEFENDLVLDRQAGFIPVYTVSGTKVTIEDIEAASSVDEMLYLTYLLRQEIFISEGRRMNDLGIRFPVSQTEQLNNPNVDESFTQAVIPSFIPLNSGLDDFTVDETTGNVTVAFDMNKVIVNNKATADVVPFQ; this comes from the coding sequence ATGAAATCAAAAATAATAACAGCAGTTTTGTCCGTAATGCTTTTGGGAGCATGCGTGGACAACCCAAATGTAACCGAGGATATTTATTTGAATACGCCAGATCCGACAAAAAGTTGGGTAAAAGGTCTGGAAAGGCAATTGGCCATCACCATGAATTCAGTATTGATCAATACCGAAATGGTGTCCGATAATTATTTTAATAATTACACCCTTTACAGCAAGGTATTTGATATACCTCAAATCGATTATACCGATATTGATGTAAACGACCTGCAACAAGAAATCGGAAGATTACGCGAAATGGCAACCTACGGACTGGAGACGGTAGCCGTAGCAGACGAAAATGTTAACCAAGAAAACATTGCTTACATGCACTTTTGCAAAGGTTTCGCCTTTCTATTGGGAGGGGAGAACTTTGTAGGTCTGCCAATGGAGTCCCTGGGGGCAGTATCGGACTGGAAAACTTTGCTGAACGGAGCCATCGAGGAGTTTGAAGATGCAATCGATATGGCCACAGATGCAAACCATATCAACGCATTTAAAATGTTCCAAGCCAGAGCATATTATCGTTTAGGGGATTTGACCAATGCAAAAAACATAGCCGAATCATTGACTGCAGATGAATCATTTTTGTTCACAATCGGTTTTGATGGTGAAAACGGAGTGGTGAACGAAATGCAAAATGCTACATTTACCAGTATGCAAAATAGATTTGCTCCGTTGCCAAGGTTGGATTACCTAGACCCTAAATATTACGATCAGGGCACCGCTGTATCCGACCAAAAACCAATTAGCTTGGCAAAGGCAGAAGAGGCATTTCTAATTTTGATGGAAGCCTATTTGGCAGAAAATAATGTAGCCAGCGCAAAAGCTACTGCGTTGGATCTATTGGATGTGGTTGCAGCAAGACCCGTGGCACAAATAGATGACTCCCGGGAATTGCGGAATGGAACAAACAGAACGGACTATCCGTTAACCGCTGTTGCCGTTCGTGCAGATGCCGATTCAGAATTCGAAAATGATCTGGTATTGGACCGTCAGGCCGGGTTTATTCCAGTATATACCGTATCTGGAACTAAGGTTACCATAGAGGATATTGAAGCAGCTAGTTCTGTGGACGAAATGTTGTACCTCACTTATTTGCTAAGGCAAGAAATATTCATTAGCGAAGGAAGAAGAATGAACGATCTGGGTATTCGTTTTCCAGTTTCACAAACAGAACAATTGAACAATCCAAATGTGGACGAATCGTTCACACAGGCGGTGATTCCTAGTTTTATTCCCTTAAATTCAGGTTTGGACGATTTTACGGTTGATGAAACTACAGGAAACGTGACCGTTGCTTTTGATATGAATAAAGTTATCGTTAACAATAAAGCCACAGCAGATGTTGTTCCGTTTCAATAA
- a CDS encoding alkaline phosphatase family protein, whose translation MGLLLVVTLNAQTKPEHVVIISIDGFRSEFYLDNTMPTPNLQEMVDKGVAAKEVTGIFPTVTYPSHTTLITGKTPVEHGIFYNTKMSENGSSGGWVYDFKEVKAKTLWQSVKEKGLTTAAVSWPISVNADYIDYNIPEFWSFTNPMDRRIATAQKANPKGLFEEVVKNATGTLEINDYNLSSLSMDQNLARIAGYILREYKPNLLTIHLPITDGAQHKVGRKGLGVRKAISGADNAIGIIRDALQKAGIEDKTTIIVTGDHGFVDVHSQIAPNVLLARMGLYNKNNPKAWFYSAGGSTFLHVKDSNNKKMIEQIMEAFDQLPLEEKSTFKIIDRDKIAKRGGDPNAVLALSGSKGYFFTNDADGPFISTKKGGKHGHYPDFHDIATGFVGYGKGLEKEMLIENMFLEDVAKIAATLLGADIDQPEEYYHVVLE comes from the coding sequence TTGGGGTTGCTACTTGTAGTGACCCTAAATGCCCAAACAAAGCCAGAACATGTAGTGATTATAAGTATAGATGGATTTCGATCAGAGTTTTATCTGGACAATACCATGCCCACACCAAACCTTCAGGAAATGGTGGATAAAGGAGTTGCGGCAAAGGAGGTCACAGGTATATTTCCGACCGTAACCTATCCGTCCCATACTACTTTGATTACCGGTAAGACCCCAGTAGAACATGGTATTTTTTATAATACCAAAATGAGCGAAAACGGAAGTTCCGGAGGCTGGGTGTATGATTTTAAGGAGGTCAAGGCCAAAACCTTGTGGCAATCCGTTAAAGAAAAAGGATTGACAACAGCTGCTGTTTCATGGCCAATTTCTGTGAATGCGGACTATATCGACTATAATATTCCCGAGTTTTGGTCCTTTACAAATCCTATGGACAGAAGAATCGCCACGGCTCAAAAAGCCAATCCTAAAGGATTGTTCGAGGAGGTGGTAAAGAATGCCACGGGAACATTGGAAATAAACGATTATAATCTCTCTTCCTTGTCCATGGATCAAAACCTGGCACGGATCGCAGGTTATATTTTGAGGGAGTATAAACCTAACCTTTTAACGATTCACCTACCCATTACAGATGGTGCACAGCACAAGGTAGGTCGTAAAGGACTGGGCGTAAGAAAAGCAATATCAGGTGCAGATAATGCCATTGGGATAATACGCGATGCATTGCAAAAAGCCGGCATTGAAGATAAGACCACCATTATCGTTACCGGTGATCATGGTTTTGTGGATGTACATTCGCAAATAGCGCCAAATGTACTTTTGGCCAGAATGGGGTTATACAATAAAAATAATCCAAAGGCTTGGTTTTATTCCGCAGGAGGGTCCACGTTTCTCCATGTAAAAGATTCGAATAACAAAAAAATGATAGAACAGATAATGGAGGCGTTTGATCAATTGCCCTTAGAGGAAAAGTCCACGTTTAAAATTATCGACAGGGATAAAATTGCCAAAAGGGGAGGAGACCCAAATGCGGTTTTAGCTCTTAGTGGAAGTAAAGGGTATTTTTTTACCAATGATGCCGATGGCCCCTTTATTAGTACCAAAAAAGGTGGGAAACATGGACATTACCCAGATTTTCACGACATAGCTACCGGGTTTGTTGGGTATGGTAAAGGCTTGGAAAAAGAAATGCTCATAGAAAATATGTTCTTGGAAGATGTGGCCAAAATTGCCGCAACATTGTTAGGGGCGGATATAGATCAACCAGAAGAATACTATCATGTAGTTTTAGAGTAA